In a genomic window of Vicia villosa cultivar HV-30 ecotype Madison, WI unplaced genomic scaffold, Vvil1.0 ctg.001555F_1_1, whole genome shotgun sequence:
- the LOC131635831 gene encoding uncharacterized protein LOC131635831 codes for MPPKKDDKGKGQQKPRRTRFIVEEVPNSDMFVPMPRSTPRYTTPPMHPTPPMHPTPSMHPTPSMHPTPPMHPTPPMSGSFTGLLSMPPGSGGSGSLPLPMHMETGGSSMPLPIPSEDDTSAPGDTSAPGDTSAHGDTSAEEQTKRKRILKKKYDSKN; via the exons ATGCCACCCAAAAAAGATGATAAAGGTAAGGGTCAACAAAAGCCTCGTCGCACTAGATTCATTGTAGAGGAGGTTCCTAACTCAGATATGTTTGTTCCTATGCCACGCTCTACTCCACGCTATACTACACCGCCTATGCATCCTACACCGCCTATGCATCCTACACCTTCTATGCATCCTACACCGTCTATGCATCCTACACCGCCTATGCATCCTACACCGCCCATGTCTGGATCTTTCACTGGATTACTATCCATGCCCCCTGGATCAG GTGGATCTGGTAGCTTGCCATTACCCATGCATATGGAGACAGGTGGATCTAGCATGCCATTACCCATCCCTTCAGAGGATGATACCAGTGCTCCTGGAGATACCAGTGCTCCTGGAGATACCAGCGCTCATGGAGATACTAGTGCTGAGGAGCAAACGAAGAGGAAgcgtattttgaaaaaaaaatacgaCTCAAAAAATTAA
- the LOC131635819 gene encoding probable terpene synthase 11: MAVTTQLRVSYLTNSLARHNSPTFANYSRISSLQNPNPKITLSKLSTKSIAFNDKLPALQKNDKTTSLEQVKRRSREALLNSSDPIETMKMIDSIQGLGISHHLEDEINMQLERICDWDASTNLFAASLQFRLLRHNGWPTCSDIFRNFLDKSGNFKESLTKDISGMLSLYEASYLGTQDEEILKQALKFSRTRLSELISHTSPEIDHIVRSLTLPKHLRMARLEARNYMDEYSHASKQIPDLLELAKLDSDMIQSLHQRELAEICRWWKELGLIDKLTFARDRPTECFFWTVGIFPEPCYTNSRIELTKTICILDVIDDIFDNYGTLDELILFTDAVKRWDLDSMEQLPEYMKICYMALYNTTNEISYRILKEHGLNVVSYLKRPWMDMFDAYLEEAKWFNSGYVPSFRTYLDNGAISVGSCMAMVHATFLIGDGLSKETISMMNPYPRLFTCSGEILRLWDDLGTSTEEQERGDNASSIQCLMGENNITDENEGRKHIRLFIGNLWRELNYLAMTKTLPLSVVKASLNMARTAQVIYQHGDDKSTFSVDDYVQSLIFTSLPTSH, from the exons ATGGCTGTTACTACTCAACTTAGAGTTTCATATCTCACAAACTCACTTGCTCGTCACAATTCTCCGACATTCGCTAATTATTCACGGATCTCATCGCTTCAAAATCCGAATCCAAAGATTACGCTTAGTAAATTATCGACTAAGTCGATTGCTTTTAATGATAAG TTGCCAGCTTTACAGAAAAATGACAAGACCACAAGTTTGGAGCAAGTGAAAAGAAGAAGCCGGGAAGCATTGTTAAACTCGAGTGATCCTATTGAAACAATGAAGATGATTGACTCAATCCAAGGGCTGGGAATTAGCCACCATTTGGAAGATGAGATCAATATGCAACTTGAGAGGATATGTGATTGGGATGCTTCTACAAACCTCTTTGCAGCATCTCTTCAATTTCGTTTACTTAGGCACAATGGTTGGCCTACATGTTCTG ACATATTCAGAAACTTTTTGGACAAAAGTGGCAATTTCAAAGAGTCTCTCACCAAAGACATTTCTGGTATGTTGAGCCTATATGAGGCATCATATTTAGGGACTCAAGATGAAGAAATATTAAAGCAAGCTTTGAAATTTTCAAGGACTCGTTTAAGCGAGTTAATCTCACACACGAGTCCTGAAATCGATCACATTGTTAGATCCTTAACACTTCCAAAGCATCTAAGgatggcaaggttagaagctagaAACTACATGGATGAATATAGTCATGCAAGTAAGCAAATACCAGATCTTTTGGAATTGGCAAAGTTGGACTCTGACATGATTCAATCGCTACATCAAAGAGAATTAGCAGAAATATGCAG GTGGTGGAAAGAGTTGGGACTTATAGACAAACTAACTTTTGCAAGAGATAGACCAACGGAGTGCTTCTTTTGGACTGTGGGAATTTTTCCAGAACCATGTTATACAAATAGTCGTATCGAACTTACAAAAACCATATGCATTTTGGATGTTATTGATGACATCTTTGACAATTATGGAACATTAGATGAACTTATTCTTTTCACAGATGCAGTCAAAAG atGGGACCTTGATTCAATGGAGCAACTTCCTGAGTATATGAAGATATGCTATATGGCATTATATAACACCACAAATGAAATTTCGTATAGAATTTTGAAAGAACATGGACTAAATGTTGTTTCTTACTTAAAAAGACCA TGGATGGACATGTTTGACGCATATTTGGAAGAAGCGAAATGGTTCAATAGTGGATATGTGCCAAGTTTTAGGACATATTTGGATAATGGAGCAATTTCGGTTGGTTCGTGTATGGCTATGGTGCATGCTACTTTCCTCATCGGTGATGGTCTATCCAAGGAAACCATTTCCATGATGAACCCATATCCTAGACTCTTCACTTGCTCCGGAGAAATTCTTCGATTATGGGATGACTTAGGAACTTCAACG GAGGAACAAGAAAGAGGGGATAATGCTAGCAGCATACAATGCTTGATGGGAGAGAATAATATTACAGATGAAAATGAAGGAAGAAAACACATAAGGCTGTTCATAGGGAACTTGTGGCGAGAGCTCAATTACCTTGCCATGACCAAAACCTTGCCCTTATCTGTTGTTAAAGCTTCTCTTAACATGGCTAGAACTGCTCAAGTTATTTATCAACATGGAGATGATAAAAGCACTTTTAGTGTTGATGATTATGTGCAATCATTGATCTTCACATCATTACCTACAAGTCATTAA
- the LOC131635832 gene encoding uncharacterized protein LOC131635832, which translates to MIHMCSMEHYQFYRSWMYGRMFPGRRGLKPLFMEGVVAFLSFAFAQECCRREGGVRCPCLKCGCRNIISDPSEVKRHLERVGFRPNYWVWTSNGETMQEMNREASSSQTHIEPDINRADPGSSSSQMQCQEQFNFVEEMFTDALGVNVAYDEPQDIDGEELPNEKAQRFYQLLKEINIPLFEGSSDSKLSMCVRLLAAKSNWNVPDQCLEFFAKMMLNATPMKENMPISYYDAKRVVSKLGLEFCESPRYLVSSKGVDQRQNRIAVKSMFYLPIIPRLQRMFASMHSASQMAWHHTNRISSGMMRHPSDGEAWKHFDRVHPEFVLEPRNVRLGLCSDGFTPYNFSGNAYSCWPVIVTPYNLPPEMCMTKPYMFLTCIIPGPSSPKAGIDVYLQPLIDDLKRLWVGAWTYDVSRKQNFNMRAALMWTINDFPTYGMLFGWGTHGKMGCPHCMNHTKAFTLDFGGKSSWFDCHRRFLPTNHEFRRNKDAFRKGIKVKDLPPPRLSSTQVWNNVCDLPKFTDYGETRRIKGYGVDHNWTKRSIFWDLPYWKDNLLRHNLDVMHIEKNFFDNVLNTVMDNEKTKDNEKARKDMELYCNRKELELKPRPNGKLLKPKACYTLTPQEAKAVCRWLNELRMPDGYSSNLARCADANTGKLHGMKSHDCHIFMERLLPIAFSSLPKNVLNPLTEISQFFKDICASTLRVDDIIKLDRNIPVILCKLEQIFPPGFFDSMEHLPVHLAYEAFLGGPVQYRWMYPFERFMGDSKRSVKNKARVEGSICAHYIHRETSHFCSHYFNHMMLYPRIIRNEVHFSERSQFTLSVFGRPGRPAGKKSEHWLSQKEMQSAHVHVLINCVEVKPYLEAFGTYYYQSTGEQPSTGYRGW; encoded by the exons atGATTCACATGTGCAGTATGGAACATTACCAAttttatcgtagttggatgtacggtAGAATGTTTCCTGGACGACGTGGGCTTAAACCACTTTTTATGGAAGGAGTTGTCGCGTTTCTCTCGTTtgcgtttgctcaagaatgttgtcgcAGGGAAGGAGGGGTAAGGTGTCCGTGTTTAAAGTGTGGTTGCAGAAATATTATTAGTGACCCTAGTGAAGTGAAACGTCACTTGGAGAGAGTGGGTTTTAGGCCAAATTACTGGGTTTGGACATCTAATGGGGAAACAATGCAGGAGATGAATAGAGAGGCTTCTAGTAGTCAAACACATATAGAACCAGATATAAATAGAGCTGATCCAGGGAGTAGTTCATCACAAATGCAATGCCAGGAGCAATTTAATTTTGTCGAGGAGATGTTCACTGACGCATTAGGGGTGAATGTGGCGTATGATGAACCACAAGACatagatggagaagagctcccgaaTGAGAAAGCTCAAaggttttatcagttgttgaaagaaataaatataccATTGTTTGAGGGGTCTTCTGACTCTAagctatcaatgtgtgtgagacttTTGGCTGCgaagtcaaattggaatgttcctgatcagtgtttagaATTCTTTGCGAAAATGATGTTGAACGCGACTCCTATGAAAGAAAACATGCCTATAAGTTATTATGATGCAAAGAgggtggtgtcgaagttgggattAGAA ttttgcgaGAGTCCGAGGTATTTAGTTAGCAGTAAAGGAGTTGACCAAAGACAAAATCGCATTGCAGTGAAATCTATGTTCTATCTACCAATAATACCTAGGTTGCAAAGAATGTTTgcatcaatgcacagtgcaagccaAATGGCATGGCACCATACAAACAGAATTAGTTCAGGCATgatgcgacatccatctgatggcgaggcatggaaacacTTTGATAGAGTTCATCCTGAATTTGTACTTGAACCTAGGAATGTCCgacttggattatgctcagatggtttcaCTCCTTATAATTTTTCAGGAAatgcatattcttgttggccagttattgttacCCCGTACAatctccctcctgagatgtgcatgacgaaACCTTACATGTTTTTGACATGCATCATTCCGGGACCGTCGAGTCCAAAGGCAGGAATCGATGTTTATttgcaacctttaattgatgatctcAAGAGGCTGTGGGTGGGAGCGTGGACTTATGATGTGTCtcgtaaacaaaattttaatatgcGAGCGGCTTTGATGTGGACAATTAATGACTTTCCTACATATGGCATGTTGTTTGGATGGGGTACACATGGTAAAATGGGATGTCCGCATTGCATGAATCACACAAAAGCGTTTACTTtggactttggtgggaaaagttcgtggtttgactgtcatcgTAGGTTCTTACCTACCAACCATGAATTTAGAAGGAATAAAGATGCTTTTAGAAAAGGAATAAAAGTAAAAGATCTACCTCCCCCTCGATTGTCATCGACTCAAGTATGGAATAATGTTTGTGACCTACCAAAATTCACAGACTATGGTGAAACACGTAGAATTAAAGGATATGGGGTTGACcataattggacaaaaagaagtatcttTTGGGACCTCCCATATTGGAAGGATAATTTGTTGCGTCATAAtcttgatgttatgcatattgagaagaacttTTTTGATAATGTGCTTAACACGGTGATGGATAATGAGAAGACAAAAGACAATGAGAAGGCTAGGAAAGACATGGAACTTTATTGTAATCGAAAAGAATTGGAGTTGAAACCTCGACCAAACGGaaaattattaaaacccaaggcttgttacACTCTTACTCCCCAAGAAGCAAAAGCTGTATGTCGGTGGTTAAATGAATTGAGGATGCCTGACGGTTATTCTTCTAACCTGGCAAGATGTGCTGACGCCAACACTGGTAAattgcatggaatgaaaagtcacgattgtcatATTTTCATGGAACGATTACTTCCAATTGCATTCAGTTCACTGCCCAAGAATGTGCTTAATCCACTTACTGAGATCAGTCAATTTTTTAAAGACATTTGTGCTTCAACTTTAAGAGTAGACGACATCATTAAATTGGACCGAAATATTCCTGTCATTCTTTGCAAGTTGGAGCAAATATTCCCGCCAGGTTTCTTTGATTCTATGGAGCATCTCCCTGTGCATCTTGCTTATGAAGCTTTTCTAGGTGGACCTGTTCAATATAGATGGATGTATCCATTTGAAcgattcatgggtgattcaaagcgatcagttAAAAATAAGGCACGAGTTgagggatcaatttgtgcacattATATACATcgcgaaacatcacatttttgctctCATTATTTCAATCACATGATGTTGTATCCAAGAATCATAAGGAACGAAGTTCACTTcagtgaaagaagtcaatttacctTATCAGTTTTCGGTCGTCCAGGCCGTCCCGCAGGGAAGAAGAGTGAGCATTGGCTTTCACAAAAAGAAATGCAATCTGCTCATGTTCATGTGCTGAttaactgcgttgaagttaaaccatatcttga GGCATTTGGTACCTACTATTATCAAAGCACAGGCGAACAACCATCGACTGGTTACA GAGGGTGGTGA